A section of the Petrimonas sulfuriphila genome encodes:
- a CDS encoding 1-acyl-sn-glycerol-3-phosphate acyltransferase encodes MSEKTDFKLDIDGVLQAKAKKHYKKIPKFVVNYLKRTIHQDELNAIIERNRDKQGVDFMLALVDKEFKVNLKIHGEENIPAEGKFVFASNHPLGGLDGICLSAYLGEKYKGKIKYLVNDVLLNIRNLESIFVPVNKYGSQAKLSAAAINEAYTSDNQVITFPAGLCSRKQNGRIKDLEWMKNFVVKAIEHKRDIIPVHFDAKNSDFFYNFANIRKSLGLKFNIELIYLPGEMFKNKGQTFHITFGEPIPWQSLNKSKSPMQWAEEIKTVVYNLPQKRD; translated from the coding sequence ATGTCGGAAAAAACTGATTTCAAATTAGATATCGATGGTGTTTTGCAGGCTAAAGCAAAAAAACACTACAAGAAAATCCCCAAATTTGTCGTTAATTATTTAAAGCGCACCATTCATCAGGATGAATTAAATGCGATCATCGAGCGTAACCGGGATAAGCAGGGTGTTGATTTTATGCTCGCCCTGGTGGATAAAGAGTTTAAAGTCAACCTAAAAATCCACGGGGAAGAAAATATTCCCGCGGAGGGAAAATTTGTTTTTGCTTCCAATCACCCGCTGGGTGGCCTGGACGGGATTTGCCTATCGGCTTATTTAGGGGAAAAATATAAGGGGAAAATCAAATACCTGGTTAACGATGTTTTGTTAAACATCAGGAACCTCGAATCCATTTTTGTTCCGGTCAACAAATATGGTTCACAGGCCAAACTATCGGCCGCAGCCATAAACGAAGCCTACACGTCAGACAACCAAGTCATTACCTTCCCCGCCGGATTGTGTTCCCGAAAACAGAACGGACGGATAAAGGATCTGGAATGGATGAAAAACTTTGTCGTAAAAGCTATTGAACACAAAAGGGATATTATCCCCGTCCACTTCGACGCGAAAAACTCAGACTTCTTTTATAATTTTGCCAATATCCGCAAATCATTGGGACTAAAATTCAATATAGAACTTATATACCTGCCAGGCGAAATGTTCAAGAACAAAGGTCAAACATTCCACATCACTTTTGGAGAACCCATACCCTGGCAATCGTTGAATAAATCAAAAAGTCCTATGCAATGGGCGGAAGAGATAAAAACCGTTGTTTACAATTTACCCCAAAAAAGAGATTAA
- a CDS encoding division/cell wall cluster transcriptional repressor MraZ: MLQFLGNIEAKTDAKGRIFVPAVFRKRLQGAEEEFLVLRKDIFQDCLVLYPGTVWENEIETLRSRLNKWNKEQQQVFRQFVLDAERIEMDASGRILIPKRYMVLVGIESEVRFLGVDNTIEIWAKEKLEKPLVDPDEFSERLQELMS; the protein is encoded by the coding sequence GTGTTGCAATTCCTGGGAAATATTGAAGCAAAAACCGATGCGAAGGGGCGGATATTTGTGCCGGCAGTTTTTCGTAAGCGTCTGCAGGGTGCAGAAGAAGAGTTTTTGGTGCTTCGCAAGGATATTTTTCAGGATTGTTTGGTACTTTATCCCGGTACAGTCTGGGAAAACGAGATCGAAACACTCAGGAGCCGGCTCAACAAGTGGAACAAGGAGCAACAGCAGGTTTTCCGTCAGTTTGTGCTCGACGCCGAACGGATTGAAATGGATGCAAGCGGGCGAATTTTAATCCCTAAGCGCTATATGGTGCTGGTGGGTATCGAATCTGAAGTTCGTTTTCTGGGTGTGGATAATACTATTGAGATATGGGCGAAAGAAAAACTCGAAAAGCCGTTGGTTGATCCCGATGAGTTTTCAGAAAGGTTGCAAGAGCTGATGTCCTGA
- the rsmH gene encoding 16S rRNA (cytosine(1402)-N(4))-methyltransferase RsmH: protein MNLKIYHIPALLQESVGGLNIRPDGVYVDVTFGGGGHSKEILKRLGKNGRLLAFDQDEDAYQNHIPDPRFTFVKSNFRFLKNFLRYHRIDEVDGILADLGVSSHHFDDSDRGFSFRLPGDLDMRMNRLSRKTAADVLNEYSEEKLSDIFFFYGELKSARKIATAVSAYRRSKKIGAVSDFLEIMKPFAFREKENKTLAQAFQALRIEVNDELEALEKMLIQGLEMLKSGGRFSVISYHSLEDRLVKNFFKAGNFEGHIIKDFYGNRETPFELINRKVIVPTEQEQVDNPRSRSAKLRIAEKI from the coding sequence ATGAATTTAAAAATATACCACATACCGGCATTGCTTCAAGAAAGTGTAGGTGGGTTGAATATCCGTCCCGATGGGGTTTATGTTGACGTGACATTTGGAGGAGGTGGGCACTCGAAAGAAATATTGAAGCGGTTGGGAAAGAATGGCAGACTGCTTGCCTTTGACCAGGATGAAGATGCATACCAAAACCATATCCCGGACCCGCGTTTCACATTCGTAAAAAGTAATTTTCGATTTTTGAAGAATTTTCTGCGCTATCACCGGATAGATGAGGTGGATGGAATTCTTGCCGATTTAGGGGTGTCGTCGCATCATTTTGACGATTCGGATCGTGGATTTTCCTTTCGGTTGCCGGGAGATCTGGATATGCGGATGAACCGGCTGTCCAGAAAAACAGCCGCTGATGTTTTGAATGAATATTCGGAAGAGAAGTTGTCGGATATTTTTTTCTTTTACGGGGAATTGAAAAGTGCGCGGAAGATTGCAACGGCCGTTTCTGCTTATCGCCGGTCGAAAAAGATCGGTGCCGTTTCTGATTTCCTGGAGATTATGAAGCCGTTCGCCTTTCGAGAAAAAGAAAATAAAACCCTGGCTCAGGCTTTTCAGGCGTTGCGTATTGAGGTGAATGATGAGCTGGAAGCGCTGGAGAAAATGTTGATCCAGGGACTGGAGATGCTGAAATCCGGTGGGCGATTCAGTGTCATTTCCTATCATTCGCTGGAGGACCGGTTAGTGAAGAATTTCTTTAAGGCCGGAAATTTCGAGGGGCATATCATCAAGGATTTTTACGGTAACAGGGAAACCCCGTTTGAATTGATCAACAGGAAAGTGATTGTTCCAACG